Sequence from the Microplitis demolitor isolate Queensland-Clemson2020A chromosome 2, iyMicDemo2.1a, whole genome shotgun sequence genome:
CCTATGCCCAAGAAAAATGATGCATCGAAATTTCTTGTCATTGTgtaataacttatttataaaccACTCCGATTTAAATGCGAGATCAGAGGCTATCTTGACATTTAGAAGATACGTAACTTAAATGGTTATTGCtccataataattatcaagttAGTAGGAAAAATCAGAATTTCggttatgttttttaaataatgtagaaattaaaatgtatgCCGCATCATGATggttctttaaaaattaaacaaatgtcTCGGAAATTTGCGCCGGTATGAAGTACTTAGATGAAATTTACAACAGTACAGTTCGCAGACAATAAAGGCAATATCTTACAAATAAATCGATTTCCGCGGGAGATAAGAATGTCTGAACAGAAATATCTGGTAAGTAAACATTACtgccaagtaatttttaaattgaaaatttctactAAGAAATCACTCCTGGTAAGTATTTTAACAAAAGCTTTGCAATTTGTATAGAGCCATGTGAAGTTCGTACTAGGGACGATCGCTatgttgaaattttctacataagACTATCAAGCTTTAAAAAGTGAATTAATACTACTACTTTTGTTAGAGTCATTTTTTCTTAGCAGATGATGTCATCGCTTTAagtactttataataaaactttgttcaatatttttgttcattattcAGAAAGCTGTAAGATTTCACAAGCTGCAAAGagttttgtttaaattcaTTGTGTTTTACTGTATCATCTTTGATGCAATAAGACGATTCAGATTTGTCAGAACTTTGTCGTTCTTTTCAAGCGCTTGTCGACATAAGCTCAATTTTGTCggctttttcattttaattctgaTGAATATATTGTTGCACCTGACATCATTACAATATTATACAGATGTTATCTacataatattgaaaattcagCATTGTAGTGTTTGCACTTATATTTATGAAcagaacaataataaaatgatttatggGCTAGAATATTACAAGGcacaaaataaactttatctggcttaattttattttttatgtttattctATCATTAGTTATATCAAAGgggagtatatatatatatatatacatactccCCCCCGTATGGtgtaactaataaataataaaatattataattattttttgtaagtatttataattattgattgtaAGTATTCACGAAAATAAAGAGTTTCATCATCATAACAAAAGATGGAATAACAAAGTTTTTTTCATAGTGACAAAAATGATTAGCTTACGGTAATAACTAAAACTGTTATGGTAACAAATGAAATTGCATCATAATTAGCAAATGGATTTGTTATGAGAATGGATGATACAAATAAGAAAAGTATCACCGTATTTCAATGCTGGCATTTGTTACGGTCAGTAATCTTATTTTGTTGttacaaaacaatttattCAGTGCAGCTCGTGTCAACAACTAACACTTCTGTCTTTTCGTTGATTCATTCTAATGCTAATGATTAACTTTCATATTGTTTGTTTCTACGTAATCGTAATCTGGTATTTCTTTCTGCGGTTGAATCCTACTCATTGTACACTGCATCACTCACATCCGGAGACCGTATTAAGTCACCATTTCTGTGCTTATTAACCTGATGGAAATTATGACAAAAAACTTCAGTTGACGCAGTCGATATTCTATTAATACCGCCCTTTCATGACTAGACTCAAACCTTGTTTTTGTATGCAAAAATCGTTCATTTCAATTTCAGCTCCCGAGTTAATACAATATTAGAATATATCGATATCTTAGATTGGATGTGCCAGTGTTATAACACATTTCACATTCGTTTCATAGTTCTAGCTTACAATTAGAAAAgctaatatactttttaattaatgaacggTTAGAAAGCATAtagcttttaattattacatcaTTTAATCATCATAACAATTCAGTTAATGATCTGAGACTCCTAGACCAGAGATTTTAATGTCTAAAATATTAGTAAAGTTAATTACACAACGATTTTATGTTTTGAGTCATGAACTTGTGACGCTTACATACTATCGAAATTCGTTATGGTTCTCTCAAAAACAACATGTTCGATACCTATTAGATAAAGTTTTACGTTTTATTGTTATCACTTCAAATGATACTATTAACCTTTTAATGAGACACGTCTGTGAGATGAAATTGTGACATATGGTGCCACATTCTAATCCCAGTGAAAAAATGACCAATACACCAAGAATTTACAAAATAGattgttgaataaattgtGGAACCTTCTTTTTACTTTTGCACGTAAGTTATTTTGAGTCCGTGAGTGGTTTTGTCAATACAAGTCTTTAGTCTGAAAGATGAACAgtgaatttttcaaagaagTAAGCTGGTCCCAATTGACGATAGATAACGAAGCTGGTTCTATTTCcagttaaaaaatgaaagaaaccCGATTGAAAATAGTTGAGGGTTACAATGACACCCATTGCTGTTTGAAGGATAAGTTTTTGATTGCGTGTGCGGTTTTGTGCGAATATAGAACAGTAGCATAAAAATCGGGTTTCcctaaaatttgtttttgtttttccgGCGCGTGACCTATTGTCGGAATGTCCCGAATAGTCTCTTCTTCATATCATGCAGATGGGAGTTGATATCAGTCTTCCTgctggattttatttgaatcttaAGTGTTATTCGGGTAACATACATTTTTACCATGACTCTACGTGTTTTCAAGTACCGCTGTATTCACGGTTTGTGTATGGTGCCAAACGAGTGGAAAAAGTGTCCAATCTCGACTTTAGAAAAAACGATTGTGAAAGttgttcaaaaatattttaaacgttACCGTGCAATAAACGGAGAATCCATGCAATTGCTCGGAGCGCGTGTACGACTGCGGGACTACGGCAGTTTCATACGGTTCTACAAATCAGAGGACACTACATATAATGGAACACAATTTCGCCAGGAGATCAAGAATCTCTGACTCATAGAGTTTGAAgactaaaatataaagattCCGGGTTTATATATTGGCAAGTCGTATTACTGTATGCAAGACCTTCCGATGACTTTGAATCCAACGTAGTCTGATAaggtttgttttttattgccaacgaaatgtttatttttacgattGCACTTAGGTTTTTTCAATACTATGTTTGCGAGTGAACATCTGGATCTCATCCACTCAACACGTGATATAAAACAGTGTCTATTTTTCTAGTTTATTCAAAACGATTAATATGCCATTGCGGTACTTGTGTATTTTGCCAAATGACTGGCAAGTTTATTCAAATGATGTGATAGAAATTGTGCTGTATAATGACATTAAAACCCAATGGAATAACTACAGAACATTACATGGGACATTTATTACCATCGAAAATGTGACAGCTGAAATGATAGACCATCAACGGCAGTTTTGGTTCCGCAGAATTAATGACATAAACAACGACCCAGATGGCACCTACTTTAAGATGCGCATAGAAATAGCGcttcaataattttgtaagTTAAGCTCTTTGTTCTCTTGGTGAAAAAGTAGTAAACATCACAATTTTTGGACACATCTGCTGTCAAGATGGATTGCCATCAGAATTATATTAAGTCATAACGTAGTTTTGAAGATCTAAAAAACTGAGTGGAATTTTTCTTAGCGGCCACAAAATTCCGCCACGCTCTGTTGCTTTTCTGCATTTGGTTGGGGTAATATAAATCTAAGCGCTCAATTGGTTTCGTTTATCTCtaacttaatttataatatgctATTGTTGATAAAGGACGATTGTACATTCAACAAGTTGTTTCTTTGTTTCAGATAATGCCATACCAAGAATCTCTTATCGAAATTACGCTGTGAATAAAGTctgatttttaattgtatgatgttgttttatttttaagtgtcGTGTTCAGAAAGTgggtaatttttctttgagaTACaccttttgttaaaaaaatatttgaagggCTCATGCTAGTGTTTTTAAGTCTTTGTCCCATATAAAAAGGAGGCCCTGTTGTTAAGATGACGCAAAGTGCAGAGTTTCCGTTTTGTGAGTCGATAGCAACGACTAACAACTCAAATTGCATCATCACCGGTCGATCCAATCAGGAAATACTTTTGGCAAACATAACATATTAGccaataataacaattcatATGTCCCCTCTACGATTGCATCGAAGGTTACAAAACTAACGAGTACCAAAGAGTCTCGGAAGATTGTCGTGATTAAACTCTATCTTAAGCTCAAAGAAGGTTATTCTTTAGGCTCTATGGACCTATCGGGCCAATTCTTCAATGATCAAGTAACACTATTTCGAAAAATCCGGCTACTTATCATTCATCTAGTGTATGGAACCTCATTCTTTATTCCTGGTCCTTCTGTATATAATATCAATCCTTCGAGGCACAGCGACAGTCTAGCCACTGAAAACCAGCAGGACAATATAAGAGGTAAGTGATGATCAATTTACTCGTTTCAAATTCAAAGGCAGATTAAGGCCCCAAGGTATAATCGTTTGAGGGGCCACATAAAAGTATAATCTAGAGCTAACAACCAGGAAAAATCTGTAGGTTCGACCTCTGTCTCCTTTTTGACGCTAAATTagccataaaaataattgaatattcgTTAGCAGTTAAATCCggagaaaaaactaaaataatcaAGTGCTCACATTATTTCAGATTAAtgtattatttagattttacaAAAGGAAAGATTGCAAATTAACGAATGCGCATGGCCATACAGTAATAATTAGTTGCCATAGTAACTAAAGCAGCTGTGTGcttgaaattgatttttatcggGGCTATTAATAAGTTGTCAAGTGGCTCATGATTGATATTAATGTGTCGTGCCGCGTCTTTTTTCTAATAGATCAACAAGCTAGTGTATACTCTATTAAGCAATGGAattgaaattgatatttattgaaaCCACACAGTTCACGCAAATAGGTCATTCTAATTGTTAACAATCAGCAGATTTATGAGTTAATTCCATTTCAGTTGACACTAGCTCTTAAAGCTACATACGATTCCAATAATTTAGCAGCTTCGCTAAAAATCTCGCGCATTTTAATCAAAAGTTCATGCTCCAATGCTAttgctttaattttattcaccgGCATTGGTAGATGCAATAGACGAGTATTGGCTGCTTTCGAGActtcattttcatttgttaCTGAAGAAGAATCACTGCGACTGCTTTCATCAGAAAAGTCACTCGTTTGCTTTAGTAACTTTGATCCTTTCCCTGCTAATTTGATATCATTATAAGCTTTTCCAAAAGTTTTAACGTCACCATTTATCACACTGCATTTCCGAACCGCAGGTAATTCTTTTTTCGGCTTAAACAATTCTATCATATCACCAAACATATTGGTATTTTGTCGAAACTCAATGTAGAGTACAGCGTCATCATATAcatctgtaaaaataaaacattttacgATCACATCACTATAATTCCTTTTTACTTATCGCTATTCATTGTTTGGCCTTAATAGATGGTTCgaagtgttaaaatttaagggatctttcatataaaatctatatttattagatTACTCCATTGCccttaaagtaataaataataatagtacttACTAGATTTAAATTCGATAGTGACTCGAAATACTGGCCATTTATAATTAGGAAGCTTCCTGTTTCTAACATACTTTAATAGCTTTGTTTTTCTTATCAGCGGGTATGCTGCTTCTGTATCCTTATGTGAACGTGACAAAATCCACGAAGACGGTACTACGTTGTATTTTTCTTCTGCCCAATACGGCACTTCTAAGAATTTTATGACATaaaaatgcttttttattGGTGCCATctgcaataaaatataacaaaataaagtaataaaatgtattttccaatttttgatagttaataattaacataattaacTTACATTATGAGCTGTTTATGGCACTACTATAAATCTTGTCAAATTATggagttttaaagttattttataatcacgtCCATTAAACAGTACATAATAAATGGCAATGAGTTGTATCGTTCTGGTATCAGTAGAATGacgcatattaaaaaaatatctatatttgtaACTTAATCATACGGAAATCctttttaaaacaatacaGTTCATGCAAATGAGTGACTTCAATTGTTGACAATATACAGATTTATGAGCAATTATTCGAAAAACCATCGCTTAAATGATAAAGTAGTAA
This genomic interval carries:
- the LOC103579084 gene encoding hypothetical protein gives rise to the protein MAPIKKHFYVIKFLEVPYWAEEKYNVVPSSWILSRSHKDTEAAYPLIRKTKLLKYVRNRKLPNYKWPVFRVTIEFKSNVYDDAVLYIEFRQNTNMFGDMIELFKPKKELPAVRKCSVINGDVKTFGKAYNDIKLAGKGSKLLKQTSDFSDESSRSDSSSVTNENEVSKAANTRLLHLPMPVNKIKAIALEHELLIKMREIFSEAAKLLESYVALRASVN